In Caldalkalibacillus thermarum, one DNA window encodes the following:
- the rpsD gene encoding 30S ribosomal protein S4: MSRYTGPTWKISRRLGISLTGTGKELQKRPYPPGQHGPTQRKKLSEYGIQLQEKQKLRHMYGLTERQFRNTFDKANRMPGIVGENFLILLESRLDNLVYRLGFARTRRAARQLVNHGHITVNGKKVDIPSYQCKPGDVIGLREKSRDLAVVKESLEERDYLPDYLSFDENKMEGTYTRLPERSELPSEIQESLIVEFYSR; this comes from the coding sequence ATGTCTCGTTATACAGGACCAACTTGGAAAATCAGCCGCCGTCTGGGAATTTCCCTGACTGGCACAGGCAAAGAGCTGCAAAAACGTCCTTATCCTCCGGGACAACATGGTCCCACCCAGAGGAAAAAATTAAGCGAATATGGCATCCAGCTGCAAGAAAAGCAGAAACTGCGCCATATGTATGGTCTGACTGAACGTCAATTCCGCAACACGTTTGACAAAGCAAACAGAATGCCCGGTATCGTGGGTGAAAACTTCTTGATTCTGCTTGAATCCCGTCTGGACAATCTGGTATACCGCCTGGGCTTTGCCCGTACGCGCCGTGCAGCCCGCCAGCTTGTTAACCATGGGCACATCACGGTGAACGGCAAAAAAGTAGACATCCCCTCTTATCAATGCAAACCGGGCGACGTCATCGGCCTGCGTGAAAAGAGCAGAGATCTGGCTGTCGTGAAAGAATCCCTCGAAGAGCGGGACTACTTGCCCGATTATCTCTCTTTCGATGAAAACAAAATGGAAGGCACATACACCCGCCTTCCTGAGCGCAGCGAATTGCCGTCTGAAATTCAAGAGTCCCTGATCGTTGAGTTCTACTCCCGTTAA
- a CDS encoding acyclic terpene utilization AtuA family protein, with amino-acid sequence MVRVGAGQGFYGDTIYGALNMAKYGNVQYICFDCLAELTMAILQKDRQKDPSKGYTKDITVTAKNLLPYVKKKGIKLITNAGGINPEGARNEVVRMAKEMGITGIRVGIATGDNIYPILDELQEKGISLADYETGEPFTKSKEEILFASAYLGAWPIVECLKQGADIVITGRTTDTAQFLAPMIYELGWAEDDWDKLALGVLLGHLMECSGQATGGNFSGDWWNIPNMENIGYPIAEVYADGTAIITKPDNTGGRVSIDTLKEQFLYEIHDPSHYVTPDVIADFSAARFEEVGPDRVQISGVKGKPKPPTLKAIMGYPNGYMGAGMIGYSWPDALKKARKVDEIIRKQIELYELKVNDIHTEYIGYNSIHGPLAHPVDEEQLNEVYVRIAVHTDTKEEAVQFGRLFPPLALNGPPFVGGLANMYTVRQLLGLWSVLIPRAEVESRVQINVEEV; translated from the coding sequence ATGGTAAGAGTAGGAGCCGGGCAGGGTTTTTATGGTGACACCATCTACGGTGCCCTGAACATGGCCAAATACGGCAATGTCCAGTATATCTGCTTCGACTGCCTGGCTGAGCTGACCATGGCCATCCTGCAGAAGGACCGGCAAAAAGACCCAAGCAAAGGGTACACCAAAGACATCACGGTTACTGCCAAGAACTTGCTCCCTTATGTAAAGAAGAAAGGGATCAAACTGATCACCAACGCAGGGGGAATTAACCCTGAAGGCGCTAGAAATGAAGTGGTGCGCATGGCCAAAGAAATGGGCATTACCGGGATTAGAGTGGGCATTGCTACCGGAGATAACATTTATCCTATCCTGGATGAATTGCAGGAAAAAGGCATCTCGCTGGCCGATTATGAAACAGGTGAGCCGTTCACCAAGTCTAAAGAGGAAATTTTATTTGCCAGCGCTTATCTGGGGGCCTGGCCCATTGTGGAATGTTTAAAACAAGGGGCCGATATCGTCATTACCGGCCGCACCACCGATACAGCCCAGTTTTTGGCCCCTATGATCTATGAACTGGGCTGGGCCGAGGATGATTGGGATAAGTTGGCCCTGGGTGTGCTGCTTGGGCACTTGATGGAATGCTCCGGCCAGGCGACAGGGGGCAACTTCAGCGGAGACTGGTGGAACATTCCCAATATGGAGAACATCGGGTACCCCATTGCGGAAGTGTATGCAGATGGGACGGCGATCATCACCAAGCCGGACAATACGGGGGGCAGAGTGTCCATCGATACCTTAAAGGAGCAATTTTTATATGAAATTCACGATCCCTCCCACTATGTCACCCCTGATGTGATCGCCGATTTTTCAGCCGCCCGTTTTGAAGAAGTGGGTCCAGACCGGGTACAAATTTCCGGGGTGAAAGGAAAACCCAAGCCTCCTACCTTAAAAGCGATCATGGGCTATCCCAACGGGTATATGGGAGCGGGCATGATCGGCTACTCTTGGCCTGATGCCTTGAAGAAAGCGAGAAAAGTGGATGAAATTATCCGCAAGCAGATTGAACTGTATGAGCTGAAGGTGAACGATATCCATACCGAATATATTGGCTACAATTCGATCCACGGCCCGCTGGCCCATCCAGTGGATGAAGAACAGCTGAACGAGGTTTATGTGCGCATTGCCGTGCACACCGACACCAAGGAGGAAGCCGTTCAGTTTGGCCGTCTCTTTCCGCCCCTTGCCCTGAATGGGCCGCCGTTTGTGGGTGGACTGGCTAACATGTACACCGTGCGTCAGCTGCTTGGTTTGTGGTCCGTCTTAATCCCCAGAGCTGAAGTTGAATCCCGCGTCCAAATTAATGTGGAGGAGGTTTGA
- a CDS encoding AtuA-related protein, with amino-acid sequence MAKVQLRYVAQARSGDKGNTCDLGLFAKTKEMYEVFKREVTPEKVKAHFAPLVKGEVSRYEVPNVYALKFVLEDALGGGAPSSLRTDNLGKSFGSNLLRMEIEVPDELLTEEHCIQVPPR; translated from the coding sequence GTGGCCAAGGTGCAATTGCGTTATGTGGCCCAGGCCCGTTCTGGAGATAAAGGCAATACGTGTGACCTGGGCCTGTTTGCCAAAACCAAAGAAATGTATGAAGTATTTAAACGGGAAGTCACGCCAGAAAAAGTGAAAGCCCATTTTGCACCGCTGGTGAAGGGGGAGGTGAGCCGCTACGAAGTACCCAATGTTTATGCCCTTAAATTTGTCCTGGAAGATGCGCTGGGGGGAGGGGCACCGTCATCCTTGAGAACGGATAACCTGGGCAAATCGTTCGGCTCCAATCTGCTGCGGATGGAGATTGAAGTGCCGGATGAGTTGTTAACCGAGGAACATTGTATCCAAGTTCCTCCCCGTTAA
- the refZ gene encoding forespore capture DNA-binding protein RefZ produces MESRVQKKPKERIKQAALDLFYYQGFHSTTVRQIAQRAGVNPAMISYYFKGKRGLLEQLMVQFYEEYFNVIEQHQADDIDQGQLTPYQRLLSTLSASFNYLFEHYQMTRFIYRELTIDSTLIREIMTVYLGKEKYYYITLLEELKQAGTLRSNDVEMITLQLLNTLYMPFLQPQMIRKVYYIEPHSDEFKQRYLEQLNFFVENCCR; encoded by the coding sequence GTGGAGAGCAGGGTACAGAAGAAGCCAAAGGAACGGATTAAACAAGCTGCACTGGATCTCTTTTATTACCAGGGATTCCACTCCACCACTGTGCGCCAAATTGCCCAGAGGGCGGGCGTCAACCCGGCCATGATCTCTTATTATTTTAAGGGGAAGAGGGGACTCCTGGAACAATTAATGGTTCAATTTTATGAAGAATACTTCAACGTGATTGAACAGCATCAAGCTGATGACATAGACCAGGGGCAGTTAACACCTTATCAACGTTTGCTGTCTACCCTTTCAGCCAGCTTTAATTATTTATTTGAACATTATCAAATGACACGGTTTATCTACAGGGAATTAACTATTGACTCGACATTGATCAGGGAAATTATGACGGTTTACCTTGGCAAAGAGAAATATTATTATATAACTTTGTTAGAGGAGTTAAAACAGGCAGGTACTTTACGAAGCAATGATGTGGAAATGATTACTTTGCAGCTTTTAAATACATTGTACATGCCCTTTTTGCAACCCCAGATGATCCGCAAAGTGTATTATATTGAACCCCACTCCGATGAGTTTAAGCAACGTTATTTGGAGCAGCTAAATTTTTTTGTAGAAAATTGTTGCCGATAG
- a CDS encoding septation ring formation regulator EzrA — protein sequence MWLIITLLLIICVFLLYLAGLLYRRRIYQQVDKLEQWKNDIENRPVADELARLKNLKLAGETEASFEKWKSQWEEIVTDILPDLEEMLIDIEDYALRFRLVTCRQLLQEAQEKLWSVEETLETIKEEIDQLTDSETSNREKMTVLHEQLQELKRLLHKHAMGLGISYPVWYDKYKQAVDWYHQFQEEHNNGNYFQARELLNKVDQACQELYEAIEVCPNIIRTIEHDIPRKLQEVEEAIQEMERKGYQVSHTGAEEQLAEMLKSKHQVVAYMQNGDIERMKHWQDHVLEGIEEIYQRLEQEVENKAYVIEKLGQLDDKHAALLDKFNELKRTVSEFKLAYSWDSEWESKHETLQKMFKALQHTYDALKVDPEKMHQLYPALKPELERYFKHYDQLLEKTAAFEEEIQTIRKDELEAKAEAQELKRNLTKVRVNLRKSNLPGLPDHVQSGLNIAAEALQELQASLEQTPIDMHRVQHQLKEAKTQVQSISQVASIVIELAQKAEQLIQFGNRFRREHAEVREILEDAEQAFRDLQFQEAVELAEEALDIADRNWRKKLEGKQSVSV from the coding sequence ATGTGGCTGATAATAACGTTATTATTGATTATTTGTGTTTTTTTGCTCTATTTGGCAGGTTTGCTTTACCGCCGTCGGATTTACCAGCAGGTAGACAAGCTGGAACAGTGGAAAAACGATATTGAAAACCGTCCCGTCGCCGATGAATTGGCTCGTTTGAAAAATTTAAAACTGGCTGGTGAAACGGAAGCCAGCTTTGAAAAGTGGAAGTCACAGTGGGAAGAAATTGTGACCGATATCTTGCCAGATCTGGAAGAAATGCTGATTGACATCGAAGATTATGCGCTGCGGTTCCGTTTGGTCACGTGCCGTCAGCTTTTACAAGAAGCGCAGGAAAAATTATGGAGCGTTGAAGAAACGTTGGAAACGATCAAGGAAGAGATTGATCAGCTGACTGACAGCGAAACGAGCAACCGGGAAAAAATGACAGTGTTGCACGAGCAATTACAAGAGTTAAAGCGTTTATTACACAAACATGCCATGGGTCTGGGCATTTCCTATCCGGTGTGGTATGACAAATATAAGCAGGCTGTTGATTGGTATCATCAATTCCAGGAGGAACATAACAACGGCAATTATTTTCAGGCTCGGGAGTTGCTGAACAAGGTTGATCAGGCCTGTCAGGAACTGTACGAAGCCATAGAGGTTTGCCCCAATATCATCCGCACCATCGAGCATGATATCCCCCGCAAGCTGCAAGAAGTTGAAGAGGCCATACAGGAAATGGAAAGGAAAGGGTATCAGGTAAGCCACACGGGAGCCGAAGAGCAGCTGGCCGAAATGCTTAAATCCAAGCATCAAGTTGTAGCTTACATGCAAAACGGAGACATTGAGAGGATGAAACACTGGCAAGACCATGTGCTTGAAGGGATTGAAGAAATCTATCAGCGTTTGGAACAAGAAGTGGAGAACAAGGCTTACGTGATCGAGAAATTGGGGCAACTGGATGACAAGCACGCGGCGCTGCTGGATAAATTTAATGAATTGAAACGCACGGTGTCCGAATTTAAACTGGCCTATTCCTGGGATAGCGAATGGGAAAGCAAACATGAAACATTGCAAAAAATGTTTAAGGCCTTGCAGCATACCTATGATGCTCTAAAAGTAGATCCCGAAAAAATGCATCAACTGTATCCTGCTTTGAAACCTGAACTGGAACGATATTTTAAACATTACGACCAGCTTTTGGAAAAAACTGCAGCCTTTGAAGAAGAAATTCAAACCATCCGTAAGGACGAATTGGAGGCCAAAGCGGAAGCTCAAGAATTAAAGCGGAATCTGACTAAAGTAAGGGTCAACTTGCGTAAAAGCAATCTGCCTGGTCTTCCTGATCATGTACAGTCCGGCCTGAACATTGCTGCCGAAGCCTTACAGGAGCTGCAGGCCTCATTAGAACAAACCCCGATTGACATGCATCGGGTTCAACATCAGTTGAAAGAGGCTAAAACACAAGTGCAGTCCATTTCCCAAGTTGCGTCGATTGTTATCGAGTTAGCCCAAAAAGCGGAGCAATTGATTCAGTTCGGGAACCGATTCCGCCGGGAGCATGCAGAAGTTAGAGAAATACTGGAAGATGCCGAACAGGCTTTCAGGGATTTGCAGTTCCAGGAAGCGGTTGAACTGGCGGAAGAAGCGTTGGATATCGCCGACCGCAACTGGCGGAAGAAGCTTGAAGGGAAGCAGAGTGTTTCAGTGTAA
- a CDS encoding glycine/sarcosine/betaine reductase selenoprotein B family protein, with translation MQIAKKAIPYTPNPKPLHEMNIMIVSTAGVHHKDQEPFNTDPTVGDASFRIIPGDVNSAELTVTHAAPKEHYNTDAPKEDINCVFPIDRLRELAADGEIKGLAEKHITMMGYSMRLKKINEETIPALVKEVVRSQADGVLLTAG, from the coding sequence ATGCAAATCGCCAAAAAAGCAATACCGTACACACCAAACCCCAAACCGTTACATGAGATGAACATTATGATTGTCTCAACGGCCGGGGTGCACCATAAAGATCAGGAGCCCTTCAACACTGATCCGACTGTAGGTGATGCCTCCTTCCGTATCATTCCGGGTGATGTCAACTCTGCCGAGCTGACTGTGACACATGCAGCACCAAAGGAACATTATAATACGGATGCCCCCAAGGAAGACATTAACTGTGTTTTCCCCATTGACCGGCTCCGTGAACTTGCTGCAGATGGAGAGATTAAGGGCTTGGCCGAAAAACATATCACCATGATGGGTTACTCGATGAGATTAAAGAAAATAAATGAAGAAACTATTCCAGCTCTAGTCAAGGAAGTGGTTCGCTCCCAAGCTGACGGTGTTCTGCTCACGGCTGGATGA
- a CDS encoding RNA-guided endonuclease InsQ/TnpB family protein, translating into MPNKAYKFRLYPTKEQEQLLAKTFGCVRFVYNKMLEDRLRIYDTFKGDKEALKKHKFPTPAKYKKDFPWLKEVDSLALANAQLNLQKAFTNFFSGRAGFPKFKSRKAKQSYTTNVVNGNMKLSDGSIKLPKLKWVKFKQHREIPVHHIIKACTITKTKTGKYFISILTEYEHQPVPKEIENVVGLDFSMNTLYVDSEGKRANYPRFYRQALEKLARAQRVLSRRRKGSNRWHKQRLKVAKFHEKIANQRKDFLHKESHQLAKRYDCVVIEDLNMKGMSQALHFGKSVHDNGWGMFTTFLQYKLEEQVKKLIKIDKWFPSSKTCSCCGQVKESLSLSERLFRCACGFVVDRDINAAINIHKEGLKQLGIA; encoded by the coding sequence ATGCCCAACAAAGCCTACAAATTCCGTCTGTATCCAACAAAAGAACAAGAACAACTGCTCGCCAAAACGTTCGGTTGCGTCCGCTTCGTCTACAACAAAATGCTTGAAGATCGTCTACGCATTTATGACACGTTCAAGGGCGACAAAGAAGCCTTGAAAAAACACAAATTTCCCACTCCGGCCAAGTACAAAAAAGATTTTCCGTGGCTCAAAGAAGTCGATAGCCTTGCCTTAGCCAACGCCCAGTTAAACTTACAAAAAGCATTCACCAACTTCTTCTCTGGCCGAGCGGGATTTCCCAAGTTCAAAAGCCGCAAGGCGAAACAGTCGTACACCACAAATGTGGTTAATGGCAACATGAAGCTTTCAGATGGTTCTATCAAGTTACCCAAATTGAAATGGGTCAAATTCAAGCAACATCGGGAGATTCCTGTTCACCACATTATCAAGGCTTGTACGATCACGAAAACGAAAACAGGAAAATATTTTATCTCCATCCTGACAGAATACGAGCACCAACCGGTGCCAAAAGAAATAGAAAACGTTGTTGGGCTCGATTTTTCCATGAATACGCTGTATGTCGATAGCGAGGGTAAGAGAGCCAATTATCCTCGATTCTATCGGCAAGCCTTAGAAAAACTGGCCCGAGCGCAACGGGTGCTGTCACGCCGCAGGAAAGGTTCCAACCGTTGGCACAAACAACGGCTGAAAGTAGCCAAGTTTCACGAAAAGATCGCCAACCAACGTAAGGACTTTCTACACAAGGAATCACACCAATTAGCGAAACGGTATGACTGTGTGGTTATCGAAGACCTCAACATGAAGGGGATGTCTCAAGCCCTTCACTTTGGCAAAAGCGTCCACGATAATGGCTGGGGCATGTTCACCACTTTCCTTCAGTACAAATTGGAAGAACAGGTGAAGAAGCTCATCAAAATCGACAAATGGTTCCCCTCATCCAAAACGTGTTCATGTTGCGGCCAGGTGAAGGAGTCTTTATCCCTCTCAGAACGTCTATTTCGTTGTGCATGCGGTTTTGTGGTAGACAGAGATATCAACGCCGCCATCAATATCCACAAGGAAGGCCTGAAACAGTTAGGGATTGCCTAA
- a CDS encoding Fur family transcriptional regulator: MSQKMDSSIVELLSSHNIRVTPQRVAIFNALKKLKHPTAEQIMDHLRPHYPNMSMATVYNTLRFFKQAGLVRDIHCGEDCTRFEVSKESHNHLICETCGSIEDMDLDLFINFGAIAERFGFKLDAVNIELYGQCRSCQEKEKK, translated from the coding sequence ATGTCCCAGAAGATGGACAGTTCCATTGTCGAATTGTTAAGCTCCCACAACATACGTGTGACGCCTCAGCGTGTGGCCATTTTTAACGCCCTGAAAAAATTAAAACATCCGACTGCTGAGCAAATCATGGATCATTTGCGGCCACATTACCCCAATATGAGCATGGCCACCGTTTATAATACCCTGCGTTTTTTCAAACAGGCGGGGCTGGTACGGGACATTCATTGTGGAGAGGATTGCACACGGTTTGAAGTATCAAAAGAGAGCCACAATCACCTGATCTGTGAGACATGTGGCTCCATTGAGGATATGGATCTGGACTTGTTTATTAACTTTGGAGCCATTGCGGAGCGTTTCGGTTTCAAGTTGGATGCGGTCAATATCGAGCTGTATGGACAATGCCGTTCATGCCAGGAAAAGGAAAAGAAATAA
- a CDS encoding OmpA/MotB family protein: MRGRKSYYRGEEQAASFWPSFTDMMATIVLVMLFVALIAFVQSIFDAYAQREIKREMAQVAAVKKHIADLIQEELEERVGEDKIIRGPNNTISIEGDILFETGQAEISEQGKAILRPLAVAFQRIIELEEISQYLYIILIEGHTDTVPYDNWTLSTQRAVAVVKYLFEVNPVLAHDKYAQYFAATGYSEFKPIAEGDDPESLQQNRRISFQIIVDDEKWQQKMYQLLDGELQAVE; encoded by the coding sequence ATGAGAGGACGCAAAAGCTACTATCGTGGTGAAGAACAGGCGGCCTCCTTTTGGCCTTCATTTACCGACATGATGGCCACTATTGTCTTGGTCATGTTATTTGTAGCCCTGATTGCTTTTGTGCAAAGCATTTTTGATGCTTATGCCCAGCGGGAGATCAAACGGGAGATGGCCCAGGTTGCTGCGGTCAAAAAACATATTGCTGATCTCATTCAGGAAGAACTGGAGGAAAGGGTGGGAGAGGATAAGATTATCCGCGGCCCCAATAATACCATTTCTATTGAGGGGGATATTTTATTTGAAACGGGCCAAGCGGAAATCAGTGAGCAAGGCAAAGCCATTTTACGTCCCCTGGCTGTTGCCTTTCAACGCATTATAGAGCTGGAAGAGATCAGCCAATACCTGTACATTATCTTAATTGAAGGTCACACAGATACCGTTCCTTATGACAACTGGACACTCTCCACACAACGGGCCGTCGCTGTGGTGAAATATTTGTTTGAGGTGAACCCTGTATTAGCACATGATAAATACGCCCAATATTTTGCCGCCACCGGTTACTCAGAGTTTAAACCTATTGCTGAGGGAGATGACCCTGAATCCCTGCAGCAAAACCGCCGTATCTCTTTTCAAATCATTGTTGACGATGAAAAATGGCAGCAAAAAATGTACCAATTATTAGATGGAGAACTGCAAGCTGTTGAGTAA
- a CDS encoding RNA-guided endonuclease InsQ/TnpB family protein: protein MANKAYKFRLYPTQEQEQLLAKTFGCVRFVYNKMLEERIQIYEKFKDDKEALKQHKFPTPAKYKRDFPWLKEVDSLALANAQLNLQKAFTNFFSGRAGFPKFKSRKAKQSYTTNVVNGNIKLADGYIQLPKLKWVKLKQHRQIPVHHIIKACTITKTKTGKYFISILTEYEHQPVPKEIENVVGLDFSMNTLYVDSEGKRANYPRFYRQALEKLARAQRVLSRRRKGSNRWHKQRLKVAQLHEKIANQRQDFLHKTSRQLANRYDAVMIEDLNMKGMSQALHFGQSVHDNGWGLFTTFLQYKLEEQGKKLIKIDKWFPSSKTCSCCGRVKVSLSLSERLFRCECGFVADRDTNAAINIKKEGLKQLGIA, encoded by the coding sequence ATGGCCAACAAAGCCTACAAATTCCGTCTGTATCCAACACAAGAACAGGAACAACTGCTCGCCAAAACGTTCGGTTGCGTCCGTTTCGTCTACAACAAAATGCTTGAGGAACGCATACAAATTTATGAAAAGTTCAAAGACGACAAAGAAGCTTTGAAACAGCACAAATTTCCCACTCCGGCCAAGTACAAACGGGATTTTCCGTGGCTCAAAGAAGTCGATAGCCTTGCCTTAGCCAACGCTCAATTAAACCTGCAAAAAGCATTCACCAACTTCTTCTCTGGCCGGGCGGGATTTCCCAAGTTCAAAAGCCGCAAGGCCAAACAGTCGTACACGACAAATGTGGTCAACGGAAACATTAAGCTTGCAGATGGCTATATCCAGTTACCCAAACTGAAATGGGTCAAATTGAAGCAACATCGGCAGATTCCTGTTCACCACATCATCAAGGCTTGTACGATCACCAAAACAAAAACAGGAAAATATTTTATCTCCATCCTGACTGAGTATGAACACCAACCGGTGCCAAAAGAAATAGAAAACGTTGTTGGGCTCGATTTTTCCATGAATACGCTGTATGTCGATAGCGAGGGTAAGAGAGCCAATTATCCTCGATTTTACCGGCAAGCCTTGGAAAAACTGGCCCGAGCGCAACGGGTGCTGTCACGCCGCCGGAAAGGTTCCAACCGTTGGCACAAACAGCGGCTGAAAGTCGCCCAGTTGCACGAAAAGATTGCCAACCAACGTCAGGACTTTTTGCACAAGACTTCACGACAATTGGCCAACCGGTATGATGCCGTGATGATTGAAGACCTCAACATGAAGGGGATGTCTCAAGCCCTCCATTTCGGTCAAAGCGTCCACGACAACGGCTGGGGCCTGTTCACTACTTTCCTTCAGTACAAATTGGAAGAACAGGGAAAGAAGCTGATCAAAATTGACAAATGGTTCCCCTCATCCAAAACGTGTTCATGTTGTGGTCGAGTGAAGGTGTCTCTATCTCTCTCCGAACGTCTATTTCGTTGTGAATGCGGTTTTGTGGCAGACAGAGACACCAACGCCGCCATCAATATCAAAAAGGAAGGCCTGAAACAGTTAGGGATTGCCTAA
- a CDS encoding metal ABC transporter substrate-binding protein, whose product MYLKSILVLLSTMLVLSMALMACSPAEEAPAPEEDVQPEEAASVSAEEERLLVYTSLFPLYDFATKIAGERAEVINLIPPGAEPHDFEPTPNDIVNLHKADLFVYNGGGLEGWIEKILEAVDNPDLKVVDSTANVELLTNEETGYVHDQDHDHGHDHGHGKEEDHDHDHDHDHAHGKEEDHDHEHDHGELDPHVWLDPLRAKQQAEAIKDALVEIDPEHAEYYEQNYSELAQGFDELHAKFEEMSQNIQRRDFVVSHEAFGYLAWRYDLNQVGIAGLSPSQEPSPQRMREIIEFVQENEIQYILFENTVTLKVAEVIKSETGAESLVLHNLESLTEEELAQGADYFSIMEQNLDVLKKALGYQE is encoded by the coding sequence TTGTATCTAAAATCCATTCTGGTTTTGCTTAGCACCATGCTCGTTTTGTCCATGGCGCTGATGGCCTGCAGCCCTGCGGAGGAAGCGCCAGCACCTGAAGAGGATGTACAGCCGGAGGAGGCTGCTTCTGTATCAGCAGAGGAAGAGCGTCTGCTTGTTTACACCAGTCTGTTTCCACTTTATGATTTTGCCACGAAAATTGCCGGCGAGCGTGCCGAAGTGATTAACTTAATTCCACCCGGAGCTGAGCCCCATGACTTTGAGCCTACTCCCAACGACATTGTTAACCTTCACAAAGCGGATTTATTCGTATATAATGGGGGTGGCTTAGAAGGATGGATCGAAAAAATTCTGGAAGCCGTGGACAATCCGGACTTAAAAGTGGTAGACAGCACAGCCAATGTGGAGTTGTTGACCAACGAGGAGACCGGCTACGTGCATGATCAAGATCATGACCATGGACACGATCACGGTCATGGCAAGGAAGAGGATCATGATCACGACCACGATCATGACCACGCTCACGGTAAAGAAGAGGATCATGACCATGAGCATGATCACGGGGAATTGGATCCCCATGTCTGGCTCGATCCATTGCGGGCCAAGCAACAGGCTGAGGCCATAAAAGATGCGTTGGTAGAGATTGATCCGGAGCATGCTGAGTATTATGAGCAGAATTACAGCGAATTGGCTCAAGGGTTTGATGAACTTCATGCTAAATTTGAAGAGATGAGCCAAAATATACAACGGAGAGATTTTGTTGTTTCCCATGAAGCCTTTGGTTACTTGGCTTGGCGCTATGACCTGAACCAGGTGGGAATTGCCGGCCTGAGCCCTTCACAGGAGCCAAGTCCCCAACGTATGAGAGAAATTATTGAGTTTGTCCAAGAGAATGAAATCCAATATATCTTGTTTGAAAATACGGTCACACTAAAGGTGGCCGAAGTGATTAAGAGTGAAACCGGGGCGGAATCGTTGGTGTTGCATAATCTTGAATCCTTGACGGAGGAGGAACTGGCCCAGGGTGCAGACTATTTCTCCATTATGGAGCAAAATTTGGATGTACTGAAAAAAGCTCTGGGCTACCAGGAGTAA
- a CDS encoding metal ABC transporter ATP-binding protein, translating to MRPNQSKTVIELKNITFQYDAKTKVLEDINLTMTQGDFLGLVGPNGSGKSTLIKIILGLLHPQTGEVKLFGQPVSAFKDWSKIGYVSQKANSFNSGFPATVYEVVATGLFGKLGLFRWIGKREKEQIMQAIKLVGLEDLAHRNIGKLSGGQQQRTFIARALVSKPELLILDEPTVGVDVDSVSRFFDLLEQLNEQMGISLLLVSHDIGVITDKVKQVACLNKKLFFHGDPREFVKNQEAILATAYGHHVRILEHSH from the coding sequence ATGAGACCCAATCAATCTAAAACTGTGATCGAGTTAAAGAATATTACTTTTCAATATGATGCCAAAACAAAAGTGCTTGAGGATATCAATCTCACCATGACCCAGGGGGATTTCCTGGGTCTGGTGGGGCCCAATGGTTCTGGCAAATCAACGCTGATCAAAATTATTCTGGGCCTGCTTCACCCGCAGACGGGTGAAGTTAAACTGTTTGGTCAGCCTGTTTCAGCTTTTAAAGACTGGTCTAAGATAGGCTATGTCTCCCAGAAAGCCAACAGTTTCAATTCCGGATTTCCAGCCACTGTGTATGAAGTGGTGGCCACCGGTCTGTTTGGCAAATTGGGACTGTTCCGCTGGATCGGCAAGCGGGAAAAAGAACAAATTATGCAGGCCATCAAACTGGTCGGGCTGGAAGATCTGGCCCACCGCAATATTGGTAAATTGTCAGGCGGTCAGCAACAGCGGACATTTATTGCCCGAGCTTTGGTCAGCAAGCCCGAGCTGCTCATTTTGGATGAGCCGACGGTGGGAGTGGATGTTGATTCAGTCAGCCGCTTCTTTGATTTATTGGAACAGCTTAATGAACAGATGGGAATCAGCTTGCTGTTGGTCAGCCATGACATCGGTGTGATTACGGACAAAGTGAAGCAAGTGGCCTGCTTAAACAAAAAGCTCTTTTTCCATGGAGATCCCCGCGAGTTTGTCAAAAACCAGGAAGCCATTCTGGCTACGGCTTACGGCCATCATGTGCGCATTTTGGAACATTCACATTGA